One genomic window of Sphingopyxis sp. OPL5 includes the following:
- the alaS gene encoding alanine--tRNA ligase produces MTSTNDIRRSFLDYFAGTGHHIEPSAPLVPYNDPTLMFVNAGMVPFKNVFTGLEKRPYSTAASSQKCVRAGGKHNDLDNVGFTARHHTFFEMLGNFSFGDYFKEQAIHHAWTLITKTWGLAPERLTATVYHTDDEAYDLWRKIAGLPEERIIRIATSDNFWSMGDTGPCGPCSEIFYDHGDHIWGGPPGSAEEDGDRFVEIWNLVFMQYDQRGPGDRIDLPKPSIDTGMGLERVAAVLQGVTDNYDTDTFKALIAASVDLTGVPAEGATQASHRVIADHLRASSFLIADGVLPSAEGRGYVLRRIMRRAMRHAHLLGAKDPLMYRLLPSLTAEMGAAYPELIRAQPLIAETLEREETKFRQTLDKGLRLLDEATVGMGAGATLPGDVAFKLYDTFGFPYDLTEDALRTQDITVDRAGFDAAMAQQKAAARAAWKGSGQKASEEIWFDLAETNGSTEFTGYGATVGEGEVIALVKDGVQVNEAKAGDELVVLTNQTPFYGESGGQMGDSGTIATLGGAAATVSDTSKPLGRLHAHQAKLESGTLKVGDTVQLTVDAARRDRIRANHSATHLLHAALRNRLGGHVTQKGSLVAEDRFRFDFSHPKALTAEEIADVEADVNAQIRGNEAVTTRLMTPDDAVAAGALALFGEKYGDEVRVLSMGAADEHHYSVELCGGTHVRALGDIALLKIVGESAVSSGVRRIEALTGDAARLWLNGRDEALKAAAAALKTSPDDVPARVAALAEQLKKVERELADAKKALALGGSGGGGVAAGPAVEQIGDTAFLAQVVEGLDPKELRGTVDGLKKQVGSGVAMLVAVNDGRASVAVGVTEGVVHNAVDLVKLAVAALGGQGGGGRPDMAQGGGPDGAAADAAVAAVKAALA; encoded by the coding sequence ATGACATCGACCAACGACATTCGCCGCTCGTTCCTCGACTATTTCGCGGGGACCGGCCACCATATCGAACCGTCGGCGCCGCTGGTGCCGTACAACGACCCGACGTTGATGTTCGTCAACGCCGGGATGGTGCCGTTCAAGAATGTCTTCACCGGGCTGGAGAAGCGCCCGTACAGCACTGCGGCCTCGTCGCAGAAATGTGTCCGCGCCGGCGGCAAGCACAACGACCTCGACAATGTCGGCTTCACCGCGCGCCACCATACTTTCTTTGAAATGCTCGGGAATTTCTCCTTCGGCGACTATTTCAAGGAACAGGCGATCCACCATGCCTGGACGCTGATCACCAAGACCTGGGGCCTTGCACCCGAGCGGCTGACCGCGACCGTCTATCACACCGATGACGAGGCCTATGACCTGTGGCGCAAGATCGCGGGCCTGCCCGAGGAGCGGATCATCCGCATCGCCACCAGCGACAATTTCTGGTCGATGGGCGACACCGGGCCGTGTGGGCCGTGCAGCGAAATATTCTACGACCATGGCGACCATATCTGGGGCGGCCCGCCGGGATCGGCGGAGGAGGACGGCGACCGCTTCGTCGAAATCTGGAACCTGGTGTTCATGCAATATGACCAGCGCGGACCGGGCGACCGCATCGACCTGCCGAAGCCGAGCATCGACACCGGCATGGGGCTGGAGCGCGTTGCCGCGGTGCTGCAGGGCGTCACCGACAATTATGACACCGACACCTTCAAGGCACTGATCGCGGCGTCGGTAGATCTGACCGGCGTTCCCGCCGAGGGCGCAACGCAGGCGAGCCACCGGGTAATCGCCGATCATCTGCGCGCATCGAGCTTCCTGATCGCCGACGGGGTGCTGCCGTCGGCCGAGGGCCGCGGTTATGTGCTGCGCCGGATCATGCGGCGCGCGATGCGCCACGCGCATCTGCTCGGCGCCAAGGATCCGCTGATGTACCGGCTTCTGCCGTCGCTGACCGCCGAAATGGGCGCCGCTTATCCGGAGCTGATCCGCGCCCAGCCCCTGATCGCAGAGACGCTGGAGCGCGAGGAGACGAAGTTCCGTCAGACGCTCGACAAGGGGCTGCGGCTGCTCGACGAGGCGACGGTCGGCATGGGTGCGGGCGCGACGCTGCCCGGAGACGTCGCGTTCAAGCTCTATGACACCTTCGGCTTCCCCTATGATCTGACCGAGGATGCGCTGCGCACGCAGGATATCACGGTCGATCGCGCGGGCTTCGACGCGGCAATGGCGCAGCAGAAGGCGGCGGCGCGCGCGGCGTGGAAGGGCAGCGGGCAGAAGGCGTCGGAGGAAATCTGGTTCGACCTCGCCGAAACCAACGGCAGCACCGAATTCACCGGTTATGGCGCGACGGTCGGCGAGGGCGAGGTGATCGCGCTCGTCAAGGATGGCGTGCAGGTCAATGAGGCGAAGGCGGGCGACGAACTGGTGGTGCTGACCAACCAAACGCCTTTTTATGGCGAGAGCGGCGGCCAGATGGGCGACAGCGGCACGATCGCGACGCTCGGCGGCGCCGCGGCGACGGTGAGCGATACGAGCAAGCCGCTCGGGCGCTTGCACGCGCATCAGGCAAAGCTGGAGAGCGGGACGCTGAAGGTCGGCGACACCGTGCAGTTGACCGTCGATGCCGCGCGGCGCGACCGGATTCGCGCCAATCACAGCGCGACGCACCTGCTGCACGCGGCGCTGCGCAATCGGCTGGGCGGGCATGTGACGCAAAAGGGCAGCCTGGTCGCCGAAGACCGCTTCCGCTTCGACTTTTCGCACCCCAAGGCGCTGACGGCGGAAGAGATCGCCGACGTCGAGGCGGATGTGAACGCGCAGATTCGCGGCAACGAGGCGGTGACGACGCGGTTGATGACCCCCGACGATGCGGTCGCCGCGGGCGCGCTCGCGCTGTTCGGCGAGAAATATGGCGACGAGGTGCGCGTGCTCAGCATGGGTGCGGCGGACGAACATCATTATTCGGTCGAACTGTGCGGCGGCACGCATGTGCGGGCGCTGGGCGATATCGCGCTGCTCAAGATCGTCGGCGAATCGGCGGTGTCGTCGGGGGTGCGGCGCATCGAGGCGCTGACCGGCGACGCGGCGCGGTTGTGGCTGAACGGCCGCGACGAGGCGCTGAAGGCGGCGGCAGCGGCGCTCAAGACCTCGCCCGACGATGTGCCGGCGCGCGTTGCGGCGCTCGCCGAGCAATTGAAGAAGGTCGAGCGCGAACTGGCTGACGCGAAGAAGGCGCTCGCCCTTGGCGGTTCTGGCGGCGGCGGTGTCGCGGCGGGGCCGGCGGTCGAGCAAATCGGTGATACCGCCTTCCTCGCGCAGGTCGTCGAGGGGCTCGATCCCAAGGAACTGCGCGGTACGGTCGATGGCTTGAAGAAGCAGGTCGGCAGCGGTGTGGCGATGCTGGTTGCGGTTAACGACGGGCGCGCTTCGGTTGCGGTGGGCGTGACCGAGGGCGTAGTCCACAATGCCGTCGATCTGGTCAAGCTCGCGGTTGCGGCGCTCGGAGGGCAGGGCGGCGGCGGGCGGCCCGACATGGCGCAGGGCGGCGGTCCCGACGGCGCTGCGGCCGATGCCGCGGTCGCGGCCGTCAAAGCCGCGCTCGCTTGA
- a CDS encoding glutathione S-transferase family protein, which yields MSLIVHHLNNSRSQRILWLLEELGAPYEIKHYQRDAVTNLAPPELKAIHPLGKSPLLEDAGRVIQESGAIAEYLCDNYGGEALVPARGTDDHVRHLELIHFAEGSAMTPILLNIYLGRLGDAAAPVKPRIDEQLDAHFRYLDNEVNDAGHFIGDGLSAADIMLSFPAEVAAMGGADRYPKLAAFVAAMHARPTWQAARAKGGAYFVF from the coding sequence ATGAGCCTGATCGTCCACCACCTGAACAACAGCCGTTCGCAGCGCATCCTGTGGCTGCTCGAGGAACTGGGTGCGCCCTATGAAATCAAGCACTACCAGCGCGACGCCGTCACCAACCTCGCGCCGCCCGAATTGAAGGCCATTCATCCCCTCGGCAAATCGCCGTTGCTTGAAGATGCGGGGCGGGTGATCCAGGAATCGGGCGCGATCGCCGAATATTTGTGCGACAATTATGGCGGTGAGGCGCTGGTTCCAGCGCGCGGCACCGACGACCATGTCCGCCACCTCGAACTCATCCACTTCGCCGAAGGATCGGCGATGACCCCGATCCTGCTCAACATCTACCTTGGCCGGCTCGGCGACGCCGCGGCGCCGGTGAAGCCGCGGATCGACGAGCAACTCGACGCGCATTTCCGCTATCTCGACAATGAAGTGAACGACGCCGGCCATTTCATCGGCGACGGGCTGTCGGCGGCCGACATCATGCTCAGCTTCCCGGCTGAGGTTGCCGCGATGGGCGGCGCCGACCGATATCCCAAGCTGGCGGCCTTCGTGGCCGCGATGCACGCACGCCCGACGTGGCAGGCGGCGCGTGCGAAGGGCGGGGCTTATTTTGTCTTCTGA
- the speB gene encoding agmatinase translates to MPAIRLFGLPTDVNSSFERGAAAGPAAIRAQLWSERGNMASELGPELGTDIAFADDGDLALTEDTARDDAMIRRHVGLVREDGEIPLALGGDHAVTLPLVEAAAACFGPVNILHIDAHPDLYDDFEGNPRSHASPFARIYDGGHAARLVQVGIRTLNRHCREQADRFGVEIVPMAGFTPDAVPIIEGPLYISIDMDGIDPSAAPGVAHPEPGGLTVRELLAVLHKQTAPIIGADIVEHHPGRDIGEVTAILGAKLVREIAALIDRNGTYTP, encoded by the coding sequence ATGCCCGCGATCCGCCTCTTTGGCCTGCCCACCGACGTCAACAGCAGCTTCGAACGCGGCGCCGCCGCCGGCCCCGCCGCGATCCGCGCCCAGCTCTGGAGCGAGCGCGGCAATATGGCGAGCGAGCTCGGCCCCGAACTCGGCACCGACATCGCCTTCGCCGACGACGGCGACCTCGCGCTGACCGAGGACACCGCGCGCGACGACGCGATGATTCGCCGCCACGTCGGGCTTGTGCGCGAAGATGGTGAAATTCCACTCGCCCTCGGCGGCGACCATGCCGTGACTCTTCCGCTCGTCGAGGCGGCGGCGGCCTGTTTCGGGCCGGTCAACATCCTCCATATCGACGCGCATCCCGACCTCTACGACGATTTCGAGGGCAATCCGCGCAGCCACGCCTCGCCCTTCGCCCGCATCTACGATGGCGGCCATGCCGCGCGGCTGGTGCAGGTCGGCATCCGCACGCTGAACCGACACTGCCGCGAGCAGGCCGACCGCTTCGGGGTCGAGATCGTGCCGATGGCGGGTTTCACCCCCGACGCGGTGCCGATAATCGAAGGCCCGCTCTACATCTCGATCGACATGGACGGCATCGACCCGTCGGCGGCGCCCGGCGTCGCGCATCCCGAGCCTGGCGGACTGACGGTGCGCGAACTGCTCGCCGTCCTGCACAAACAGACCGCGCCGATTATTGGCGCCGATATCGTCGAACATCATCCCGGCCGCGATATCGGCGAGGTCACCGCGATCCTCGGCGCCAAGCTGGTGCGCGAGATCGCGGCGCTGATCGATCGCAACGGGACCTACACACCATAA
- the recA gene encoding recombinase RecA: MAGQLSLVESGKSVNSTDRQKALDAALAQIDRAFGKGSVMKLGSKETMQVEAISTGSLGLDIALGVGGLPRGRVIEIYGPESSGKTTLALHVLAEAQKGGGTVAFVDAEHALDPVYARKLGVNIDELIVSQPDTGEQALEIVDTLVRSNAIDVLVVDSVAALVPRAEIEGEMGDSHVGLQARLMSQSLRKLTGSISRSRCMVIFINQLRMKIGVMYGNPETTTGGNALKFYASVRLDIRRTGQIKNGDEIVGNTTRVKVVKNKVAPPFKQVEFDIMYGQGISKIGEILDLGVKAGIVEKSGAWFSYDSIRIGQGRENSKTFLKDNPELMERLETAIRGKTDQVAEEMMAGPDDDTDD, from the coding sequence ATGGCCGGTCAATTGTCACTCGTGGAATCGGGGAAATCAGTGAACAGCACGGACAGGCAGAAGGCGCTCGACGCCGCCTTGGCACAAATCGATCGCGCCTTCGGCAAGGGCTCGGTGATGAAATTGGGTTCGAAGGAGACGATGCAGGTCGAAGCGATTTCGACCGGATCGCTCGGACTCGACATCGCCCTCGGCGTCGGCGGCCTGCCGCGCGGGCGCGTCATCGAAATCTACGGCCCCGAAAGCTCGGGCAAGACCACCCTCGCGCTCCACGTCCTTGCCGAGGCGCAGAAGGGCGGCGGCACCGTCGCTTTCGTCGACGCCGAACATGCGCTCGACCCGGTCTATGCCAGGAAACTTGGCGTCAATATCGACGAACTGATCGTGTCGCAGCCCGACACCGGCGAACAGGCGCTCGAAATCGTCGACACGCTGGTGCGCTCGAACGCGATCGACGTGCTCGTCGTCGACTCGGTCGCCGCGCTCGTTCCGCGTGCCGAAATCGAGGGCGAGATGGGCGACAGCCATGTCGGCCTGCAGGCGCGCTTGATGTCGCAGTCGCTGCGTAAGCTCACCGGCTCGATCAGCCGTTCGCGCTGCATGGTGATCTTCATCAACCAGCTGCGCATGAAGATCGGCGTGATGTACGGCAACCCCGAGACAACGACGGGCGGCAACGCGCTGAAATTCTACGCTTCGGTTCGCCTCGACATCCGCCGCACCGGCCAGATCAAGAATGGCGACGAGATCGTCGGCAACACCACTCGCGTCAAGGTCGTCAAGAACAAGGTCGCACCGCCGTTCAAGCAGGTCGAATTCGACATCATGTATGGCCAGGGCATCTCCAAGATCGGCGAGATTCTCGATCTCGGCGTCAAGGCGGGCATCGTCGAGAAATCGGGCGCCTGGTTCAGCTATGATTCGATCCGCATCGGACAGGGCCGCGAGAATTCCAAGACCTTCCTCAAGGATAACCCCGAACTGATGGAACGGCTGGAAACCGCGATCCGCGGCAAGACAGACCAGGTCGCCGAGGAAATGATGGCCGGCCCCGACGACGACACCGACGACTGA
- a CDS encoding response regulator codes for MTANRNILLVEDDVLIGMMLVDMFDALGFPEPAQAASVEDALAIIAAQPVDAALVDINLGEAKGWPVADALAAKDIPFAFTSGGGDAIPPAHAHRKLVSKPFRLSEIETVLNEFFDG; via the coding sequence ATGACGGCGAATCGCAACATCCTGCTCGTCGAGGACGATGTGCTGATCGGCATGATGCTGGTCGACATGTTCGACGCGCTGGGCTTCCCAGAACCCGCACAGGCGGCGAGCGTCGAGGATGCTCTGGCGATCATCGCGGCGCAGCCGGTCGACGCGGCGCTGGTCGACATCAATCTCGGCGAGGCGAAGGGCTGGCCGGTCGCCGATGCGCTCGCGGCGAAGGATATTCCCTTCGCCTTCACGTCGGGTGGTGGCGACGCGATTCCGCCGGCGCACGCCCACCGCAAGCTGGTATCGAAGCCGTTCCGGCTCAGCGAAATCGAAACCGTTCTCAACGAATTTTTCGACGGATAA
- a CDS encoding response regulator: MALLFWATRDAVLAAGFLAGLAVTGGAVILLRRLFPAAVGGEAALPDWTMLRAAVDHDDVGIAVTDRAGRLVCANDLFATWMGGFVTPPGLPLEGRGAELLKNAGRTAWRDGQGEVEDLTVGTLHLRAQVIRTGLSEDYLVWRFSAVERLDLVSEISRHLDGPAGRTLGQAGIMAALVNAEGRLRVANHAFLLRALGESDATHYAGRDVAPLLRLDDAGTLYFGREGERATPVRLLQIPLIPADSHGPMLLALIDEEVGAADRGTAQTYVETLLSLLPFGLAMVDRDGRFLYMNRAFVRAAGLSESKMPRYPGDIVVSEDKGPLADMIRRHSSGQQVGGDLSIRLAGQGDEPVSMRVVGVRGLGEAAVLLSLKDSSEESRLKRQVAQASKMQAVGQLAGGVAHDFNNILTAVLGSCDLMLMRHTPGDSDYDDIQQIRSNANRAASLTRQLLAFSRQQTLRPQILQLPDVISEVSHLLKRLIGETVQLSVRHGRGLGAVRADPGQLEQVIINLAVNARDAMAGQGTLTMETYPVTAAEVRAMGSDVMPPADYSALKVSDTGGGIPADVLPKIFEPFFTTKDVGKGTGLGLSTVYGIIKQSAGFIFADSRPGEGASFTIYLPVHRADKDAPAVAPPPPKPKKSQWGTGTILLVEDEDMVRAVAERALTRAGYTVVTASQGEEGLERFGQMDKVDLILTDVMMPTMDGPAMVRALRAKRPDLPVLFMSGYAEEQLRQSIDIDHVSFLPKPFSVAQLTEATSAALDAAAQRAG; this comes from the coding sequence ATGGCGCTGTTGTTCTGGGCGACGCGCGACGCGGTGCTGGCGGCGGGTTTCCTCGCCGGGCTGGCGGTTACCGGCGGCGCGGTGATCCTGCTGCGCCGGCTTTTTCCTGCGGCCGTCGGCGGCGAGGCGGCGTTGCCCGACTGGACGATGCTGCGCGCCGCGGTCGATCATGACGATGTCGGTATCGCGGTGACCGACCGCGCCGGGCGACTCGTCTGCGCCAACGACCTGTTCGCGACCTGGATGGGCGGCTTCGTGACCCCGCCTGGCCTGCCGCTCGAAGGACGCGGCGCCGAATTGCTCAAGAACGCCGGGCGCACCGCCTGGCGCGACGGCCAGGGCGAGGTAGAAGACCTGACGGTCGGCACCCTCCACCTGCGCGCACAGGTGATCCGCACCGGCCTGTCCGAAGATTATCTGGTGTGGCGTTTTTCGGCGGTCGAACGGCTCGATCTCGTCTCCGAAATCAGCCGTCATCTCGATGGCCCGGCGGGCCGCACGCTCGGCCAGGCGGGGATCATGGCGGCGCTGGTCAACGCCGAGGGACGACTGCGGGTTGCCAATCACGCCTTCCTGCTGCGCGCGCTGGGGGAGAGCGACGCGACCCATTATGCGGGCCGCGACGTCGCGCCGCTGCTCCGGCTCGACGATGCCGGGACGCTCTATTTCGGGCGCGAGGGCGAACGTGCGACGCCGGTCCGCCTGCTCCAGATCCCGTTGATTCCCGCCGACAGCCATGGTCCGATGCTGCTGGCGCTGATCGACGAGGAGGTCGGCGCGGCCGATCGCGGCACCGCGCAAACTTATGTCGAGACCTTGCTCTCGCTTCTGCCCTTTGGCCTCGCGATGGTCGATCGCGACGGGCGCTTCCTCTATATGAACCGCGCCTTCGTGCGCGCCGCCGGATTGTCCGAGAGCAAGATGCCGCGCTACCCGGGCGATATCGTCGTCAGCGAGGACAAGGGCCCGCTCGCCGACATGATTCGCCGCCACAGCAGCGGACAACAGGTCGGCGGCGACCTGTCGATCCGGCTCGCCGGGCAGGGCGACGAGCCCGTGTCGATGCGCGTCGTCGGGGTGCGCGGGCTCGGCGAGGCTGCGGTGCTGCTCAGCCTCAAGGATTCGAGCGAAGAATCGCGGCTCAAGCGCCAGGTCGCGCAGGCATCGAAGATGCAGGCGGTCGGCCAGCTCGCGGGCGGCGTGGCGCATGATTTCAACAACATCCTGACCGCGGTGCTCGGCAGCTGCGACCTCATGTTGATGCGCCACACGCCGGGCGACAGCGACTATGACGATATCCAGCAGATCCGCAGCAACGCCAATCGCGCCGCGAGCCTGACGCGGCAGTTGCTCGCCTTCTCGCGGCAACAGACGCTACGCCCGCAGATTCTGCAATTGCCCGACGTTATTTCGGAGGTGTCGCACCTCCTGAAACGCCTGATCGGTGAGACGGTGCAATTGTCGGTGCGCCACGGGCGCGGACTGGGCGCGGTGCGTGCCGACCCGGGGCAACTCGAACAGGTCATCATCAACCTTGCGGTCAATGCGCGCGATGCGATGGCGGGGCAGGGGACGCTGACGATGGAGACCTACCCGGTCACCGCCGCCGAGGTGCGCGCGATGGGCAGCGACGTGATGCCGCCCGCCGATTATAGCGCGCTCAAGGTCAGCGACACCGGCGGCGGCATTCCCGCCGACGTGCTGCCCAAGATTTTCGAACCCTTTTTCACCACCAAGGATGTCGGCAAGGGAACCGGACTCGGCCTTTCGACCGTCTATGGCATCATCAAGCAGTCGGCGGGCTTCATCTTCGCCGACAGCAGGCCGGGCGAGGGCGCGAGCTTCACCATCTACCTGCCGGTCCATCGCGCCGACAAGGATGCGCCCGCCGTCGCGCCGCCGCCCCCCAAACCCAAGAAGAGCCAGTGGGGCACCGGCACGATCCTTCTCGTCGAGGACGAGGATATGGTGCGTGCGGTCGCCGAGCGGGCGCTGACCCGCGCCGGCTACACCGTCGTCACCGCGTCGCAGGGCGAGGAAGGGCTCGAACGCTTCGGCCAGATGGACAAGGTCGACCTGATCCTGACCGACGTGATGATGCCGACGATGGACGGGCCGGCGATGGTCCGCGCGTTGCGCGCCAAGCGTCCCGACCTGCCCGTTTTGTTCATGTCGGGCTATGCCGAGGAACAATTGCGCCAGTCGATCGATATTGATCATGTGTCCTTTCTTCCCAAACCCTTTTCGGTCGCGCAATTGACCGAGGCAACCTCGGCGGCGCTCGACGCCGCGGCGCAGCGGGCCGGCTGA
- a CDS encoding M13 family metallopeptidase, with translation MTRPTQHPRLLATAALGALLFAAVPAIAKEKAATTEAAAKPAAKPEIGDFGFDATGMDKSVQPGDDFYAYANGAWAKKTLIPDDKSNYGMFTALADLSQARTREILDVAKSDPNSMIGRAYASYLDGAAVEAKGLAPIQPWLTKIRAVDKAGLAKLLAEADRSGVQHFFGGYVGQDDKNPDVYIYSVFQGGIGMPDRDFYLKDGERNAKLQAAYLKHLENVLLLAGETNAAARAQAIYDFEKQVATVHWDKNDSSDATKTYNKMTIGELTQAAPGFDWAAFVKGIGINETSLIVAQPTAFTGEAKLLADAPIGVIRDALIVRSLDAFSGVLPDAVAKEAFSFYGTALSGTPQMQERWKRAVDFTTNNMGEAVGQDYVAKYFPPETKAAMDGLVKNVLAALDTRIGNLEWMQPETKVKAKKKLANFTTKIGYPDRWKDYGKLEIKADDLFGNALRSNQFAHDDNVSRLGGPIRRWEWGMTPMEVNAYANFGMNEIVFPAAILQPPFFDPHADAAVNYGGIGAVIGHEISHHFDDQGAKYDETGKLADWWTPADVAAFEAAGKALVAQYDAYEVLPGEHLDGTFTLGENIGDLAGLTIAYDAYQKSLGGKPAPVIDGLTGDQRFFLGWAQVWRRNYREQNLAQRITTDPHSPSIQRTWVSRNLDPWYKAYQIKEGQKLYLAPADRVRIW, from the coding sequence ATGACTCGTCCGACACAGCATCCTCGCCTTCTGGCGACCGCGGCGCTTGGCGCCCTGCTCTTTGCCGCCGTGCCCGCCATCGCCAAGGAAAAGGCGGCGACGACCGAGGCCGCCGCGAAACCCGCAGCCAAGCCCGAGATCGGCGATTTCGGTTTCGACGCGACCGGCATGGACAAGAGCGTCCAGCCGGGCGACGATTTCTATGCCTATGCCAATGGCGCCTGGGCCAAGAAGACCCTCATCCCCGATGACAAGTCCAATTACGGCATGTTCACCGCGCTCGCCGACCTGTCGCAGGCGCGCACCCGCGAAATCCTCGACGTGGCGAAGAGCGACCCGAACAGCATGATCGGCCGCGCTTACGCCTCCTATCTCGACGGTGCGGCGGTCGAGGCCAAGGGCCTGGCGCCGATCCAGCCCTGGCTGACCAAGATTCGCGCCGTCGACAAGGCCGGCCTCGCCAAGCTGCTCGCCGAAGCCGACCGCAGCGGCGTCCAGCATTTCTTCGGCGGCTATGTCGGGCAGGACGACAAGAACCCCGACGTCTATATCTATTCGGTGTTCCAGGGCGGCATCGGCATGCCCGACCGCGACTTCTATCTGAAGGACGGCGAGCGTAACGCCAAGCTGCAGGCGGCGTACCTCAAGCATCTGGAAAATGTGCTGCTGCTGGCGGGCGAAACCAACGCCGCGGCGCGCGCGCAGGCGATCTATGACTTCGAAAAGCAGGTCGCGACGGTCCATTGGGACAAGAACGACAGCAGCGACGCGACCAAGACCTATAACAAGATGACGATAGGTGAACTGACCCAGGCGGCTCCCGGCTTCGACTGGGCGGCCTTCGTCAAGGGCATCGGCATCAACGAAACCTCGCTGATCGTGGCGCAGCCGACCGCCTTCACCGGCGAGGCCAAGCTGCTCGCCGACGCGCCGATCGGCGTGATCCGCGACGCGCTGATCGTGCGCAGCCTCGACGCCTTCTCGGGTGTGCTGCCCGATGCCGTCGCCAAGGAAGCCTTCTCCTTCTATGGCACCGCGCTGTCGGGCACGCCGCAGATGCAGGAGCGCTGGAAGCGCGCGGTCGATTTCACCACCAACAATATGGGCGAGGCCGTCGGGCAGGATTATGTCGCGAAATATTTCCCGCCCGAAACCAAGGCGGCGATGGACGGGCTGGTCAAGAATGTGCTCGCCGCGCTCGACACCCGCATCGGCAACCTCGAATGGATGCAGCCCGAAACCAAGGTGAAGGCGAAGAAGAAGCTTGCGAATTTCACCACCAAGATCGGCTATCCCGACCGGTGGAAGGATTATGGCAAGCTCGAGATCAAGGCCGACGACCTATTCGGCAATGCGTTGCGGTCGAACCAGTTCGCGCATGACGACAATGTGAGCCGCCTCGGCGGTCCGATCCGTCGCTGGGAATGGGGGATGACCCCGATGGAGGTCAACGCCTACGCCAATTTCGGCATGAACGAGATCGTCTTCCCGGCCGCGATCCTGCAGCCGCCCTTCTTTGACCCGCACGCCGATGCGGCGGTCAACTATGGCGGCATCGGTGCGGTGATCGGGCACGAGATCAGCCATCATTTCGACGATCAGGGCGCGAAATATGACGAGACCGGCAAGCTCGCCGACTGGTGGACCCCCGCCGACGTCGCGGCGTTCGAAGCCGCCGGCAAGGCGCTGGTCGCGCAATATGACGCCTATGAAGTGCTGCCCGGCGAACATCTCGACGGCACCTTCACGCTGGGCGAGAATATCGGCGATCTCGCGGGTCTGACGATCGCCTATGACGCCTATCAGAAGTCGCTGGGCGGCAAGCCGGCGCCGGTGATCGACGGACTGACCGGCGACCAGCGCTTCTTCCTCGGCTGGGCGCAGGTGTGGCGGCGCAACTATCGCGAGCAGAATCTGGCGCAGCGCATCACCACCGATCCGCATTCGCCCTCGATCCAGCGGACTTGGGTCTCGCGCAACCTTGACCCTTGGTATAAGGCCTATCAGATCAAGGAAGGCCAGAAGCTGTATCTGGCGCCGGCTGACCGCGTCCGCATCTGGTAA
- a CDS encoding DUF2062 domain-containing protein codes for MSGPEKKVRDKAAVMNWIRRNSPSREELLESRFIKPFAHRVAHSHLWRFTRTSVRRGTALGLFVGIFFLIPGVQILGVALLALPFRANIPIGAAMTFLSNPVTTPLILAASVWLGSFLFGLHTNVSNLYILYDEGASLVEWWDWFTANAGTALLGGLAGLFVISAVSAVVGYVLASVIWDNWIRLRWRRKISRARDKRLEASTSDTVVG; via the coding sequence ATGAGCGGGCCGGAGAAAAAGGTGCGCGACAAGGCGGCAGTGATGAACTGGATCCGCCGCAACTCGCCCTCGCGCGAGGAGTTGCTGGAAAGCCGCTTCATCAAGCCGTTCGCGCACCGCGTCGCGCACAGCCATTTGTGGCGCTTCACGCGGACGTCGGTGCGGCGCGGCACCGCGCTCGGGCTGTTCGTCGGTATCTTCTTCCTCATCCCCGGCGTCCAGATCCTTGGCGTCGCGCTGCTCGCGCTGCCCTTTCGCGCCAATATCCCGATCGGCGCTGCGATGACTTTCCTGTCCAACCCGGTGACCACGCCGCTGATCCTCGCGGCGTCGGTGTGGCTCGGCAGCTTCCTGTTCGGGCTGCACACCAATGTCTCGAACCTCTACATTCTCTATGATGAGGGTGCCTCGCTCGTCGAATGGTGGGACTGGTTCACCGCGAATGCCGGCACCGCGCTGCTCGGCGGACTGGCGGGGTTGTTCGTGATCTCGGCAGTGTCGGCGGTCGTTGGCTATGTGCTCGCGTCGGTGATCTGGGACAATTGGATTCGCCTCCGCTGGCGCCGCAAGATCAGCCGCGCGCGCGACAAACGACTTGAGGCATCGACGAGCGACACGGTGGTCGGTTGA